TAAGCATATCCCACCTCAATAATGCCTATTTCCCTTTTATTATATTTAAGTGCTCCTGCTTCACAGACTATTTCACAGGCTCCGCAACCATGGCATATTTTTTGGAACAGCATTATATCATTATTTACCTTTGCAAGGGCATTAAATTGACATATATCGGCACACCTACCGCAGTATGTACATTTATCCATGTCTATAACTGGATAATCTACCATAACCTGCTCCCTATCGGTTATCTGTGGATTTAAAAACAGGAATCCATTTGGCTCTTCTACATCACAGTCTATATAGTTTGCATTTAAAGCTAATGCTAGATTTGTAGAAATCGTAGTCTTACCCGTTCCACCTTTTCCACTCAATACCGCTATATTCAAATTATCTGCCTCCTCCAAAGCCATTATCTGCACCATGATGGGCAGGGCCTGCCTCCTTTAACTCCAAGAGTCCTCCATTATTATATTGAGCTAGAGCTTCATCTATTGAAACACTTTTACATTTATATGCCTTTATATTCGCCTTGTCTATTAATCCGAATGCATTAGGCCCTAAGTTGCCTGTAATTATTACATCCACCTTTCTATCGATCAACTGCTGCGCCGCAGCTATACCTGCACCACCTTCAGCTACCTGACCATTATTTTTCACAACATTAATTTTCTCGTTTTCAGTATCATAGATTTGAAAATACTCACATCGTCCAAACCTAACATCAAGTAGACTATCCTTTGTTTTACCCTTTGACGAAATAGCAATCTTCATATGTTTGCCTCCTCTGATTTTATACTCATTTTATTATTGGCATTTGCTAATTAAATATTACACCTGTTTTTAGTTCTTGTCAATTGCCAATAACAAAAAGCACCAATTGAGGTGCTTCTATTCATCCTATAGCCTACTTCCTTATGCTATATTAATATATGTTCTATTTTTACATGTTTTTAATTCAATATATTTATCTTTTATAAGAAAAGCAGGGATTTTACCCTGCATTCACAAATCTTTTAAACTTTATATAACATTTATATTAAGTATTTTTTTAATTCCCCTATCGAAGGGACTTTTCCCATCAATTTAATCTGTTCATCTACTACTAAAGCGGGAGTTCTCATTACTCCATATGAAGCTATATCCTTAAAATCCGTCACTTTCTCTACACGAGCATCAATTCCCATTTCCTCTATAGCTTTTCTCACATTAGCCTCTAGTTTTTTACAATTCATACAACCTGATCCTAAAATCTTAATAACCATCAAAGAATCCTCCTAACCTATATAAAAATATACGAAAATGCATTAAACACATATCCAACTATTATTATACCAATTGTTACAATTGATATAAATATGGACAATAACTTTGGCTTTATTACTTTACTTAACATAACCATTGAAGGAAGTGACAAAGTAGTTACTCCCATCATAAAAGACAATACGGTTCCTATACCTACTCCTTTTGCAACTAGAGCCTCTGCAATTGGTATAGTACCAAATATATCAGCATAGATCGGTATTCCAATAACTGTAGCCAATAGAACTGAAAATGGATTATTATCTCCTATCACTTTTTCAATAATTGATTGGGGGATCCAATTGTGTATAGCAGCTCCTATACCCACTCCAATTAATATATACAGCCATACTCTATGAACAATATCTGTTACCTGGCATTTTGCAAAGGATATGCGTTCTTTGTAAGTCATCTCCTCTACTTCAACATCTATGGCTTTTGTTCCCCATACATAATCTTCTATATATTCTTCCATTTTCAACTTATCAATAATGGTTCCTCCTATAATAGCTAAAACTAAGCCTACAAATACATAGGCTGACGCAATCTTTACACCAAAGAATGAAATTAATAGCAGAAATGATGCCATATCTACCATAGGTGAAGATATTAAAAACGAGAATGTAACCCCTAACGGAAGCCCTGCTGATGTAAAACCTATAAAAATAGGTATGCTTGAGCAACTACAAAAAGGTGTTATAGTCCCTAGCAATGCCCCTAATATATTCCCTTTTACACCCTTAATCCCACCTAAAACCTTTTTGGTCCTCTCTGGGGGAAAATAGCTTTGGATATAGGATATAATAAAAATAAGCATGGACAATAATATAAAAATTTTAATAGTATCATATATAAAAAAATGTATGCTCCCGCCTAATTGCCCTTCTATTGACAATCCAAATCCTTTTTCAACCAATATTCGTACCAGCTCCCAAAACCATTTCATTTTTAATAATTGATCATTTAACCAATTAAAAACTAATTTTGTTGCTCCCACATAACTCACCTATCCTAACATTTGCATGCTTCAAGAAATTTGTCTGCATTCTTAAGTCTTTGCATGTCTTCTTTCAAAATTGGATAATTTTCAATATTATTAATTACAGTTTTTAGTACATCTTTAAAAACCAATTCCTCCACATTCAAAGAATAAAATATAAATTGTTCTTGCCTCTCATCCTTTACAAATCCCTTATCCCTAAGCTTTGCAAGATGTTTTGACACATTAGGTTGGGATATACCAGTAATACCACATATTTCACAAACACACAGCCTTTGATGATAAAGTAAAACCATTATCCTCAGCCGTGTTTCATCTGAAATCATTTTAAAAAACTGTGTTAGCTCATCCATCTATGTTTGCCTCCCTTAAAAAACAGTTAAACTATTTTTCTCATATGTCTATATGCGCATATATACATATTATGCCTACAACTCTCATTTGTCAA
The Xylanivirga thermophila genome window above contains:
- a CDS encoding NifB/NifX family molybdenum-iron cluster-binding protein; protein product: MKIAISSKGKTKDSLLDVRFGRCEYFQIYDTENEKINVVKNNGQVAEGGAGIAAAQQLIDRKVDVIITGNLGPNAFGLIDKANIKAYKCKSVSIDEALAQYNNGGLLELKEAGPAHHGADNGFGGGR
- a CDS encoding thioredoxin family protein, with translation MVIKILGSGCMNCKKLEANVRKAIEEMGIDARVEKVTDFKDIASYGVMRTPALVVDEQIKLMGKVPSIGELKKYLI
- a CDS encoding permease → MKWFWELVRILVEKGFGLSIEGQLGGSIHFFIYDTIKIFILLSMLIFIISYIQSYFPPERTKKVLGGIKGVKGNILGALLGTITPFCSCSSIPIFIGFTSAGLPLGVTFSFLISSPMVDMASFLLLISFFGVKIASAYVFVGLVLAIIGGTIIDKLKMEEYIEDYVWGTKAIDVEVEEMTYKERISFAKCQVTDIVHRVWLYILIGVGIGAAIHNWIPQSIIEKVIGDNNPFSVLLATVIGIPIYADIFGTIPIAEALVAKGVGIGTVLSFMMGVTTLSLPSMVMLSKVIKPKLLSIFISIVTIGIIIVGYVFNAFSYIFI
- a CDS encoding ArsR/SmtB family transcription factor translates to MDELTQFFKMISDETRLRIMVLLYHQRLCVCEICGITGISQPNVSKHLAKLRDKGFVKDERQEQFIFYSLNVEELVFKDVLKTVINNIENYPILKEDMQRLKNADKFLEACKC